A portion of the Magnolia sinica isolate HGM2019 chromosome 17, MsV1, whole genome shotgun sequence genome contains these proteins:
- the LOC131230924 gene encoding uncharacterized protein LOC131230924, translated as MASSCGLMALPCMALALMLCVHGSLGKVTCENLDKSTCAFAVSSSGTRCVLEKHVRKGWEEYTCGSSEIEAEKLTDWIETDRCIEACGLDRNTLGISTDSLLESHFTQNLCSPPCYQNCPNIVDLYFNLAAGEGVFLPKLCESQGANARRQMAELKSSGIVAPGPESAAKGIVVAPAMSPL; from the exons ATGGCTTCTTCATGTGGGTTGATGGCTCTCCCTTGCATGGCTCTTGCACTCATGCTATGTGTGCATGGTTCGCTGG GTAAGGTCACGTGCGAGAACCTGGACAAGAGCACGTGCGCGTTCGCTGTTTCATCATCCGGCACGCGCTGCGTGCTCGAGAAGCATGTGAGGAAAGGATGGGAGGAGTACACGTGTGGCTCATCAGAGATCGAGGCGGAGAAATTAACGGACTGGATTGAAACAGATCGGTGCATCGAGGCGTGTGGGCTTGATAGGAACACGCTCGGGATATCAACCGATTCTCTCTTGGAATCTCATTTCACACAGAACCTTTGCTCTCCGCCGTGTTATCAGAACTGTCCCAACATCGTTGACCTCTACTTCAACCTCGCTGCTGGTGAAG GTGTATTTCTTCCCAAACTATGTGAATCACAGGGAGCAAATGCTCGTAGACAAATGGCTGAGCTCAAAAGCTCCGGCATCGTAGCGCCAGGACCCGAATCAGCGGCGAAGGGCATCGTGGTGGCCCCCGCAATGTCGCCGCTCTGA